From Halobacillus sp. Marseille-Q1614, the proteins below share one genomic window:
- the gyrA gene encoding DNA gyrase subunit A: MVDQPERPRVEEVNISNEMRTSFLDYAMSVIVARALPDVRDGLKPVHRRILYAMHDLGMHSDKAYKKSARIVGEVIGKYHPHGDSAVYDTMVRMAQDFAYRYMLVDGHGNFGSVDGDSAAAMRYTEARMSKISMEILRDINKDTIDYGDNYDGTEKEPLVLPSRFPNLLVNGGAGIAVGMATNIPPHQLGEVIDGVLAVSKNPDITIQELMEEYIYGPDFPTHGQILGLSGIRKAYETGKGSITIRAKVDIEEQANGKSTLIVTELPYQVNKARLVEKIAELARDKKIDGITDLRDESDRNGMRVVIELRRDANPNVLLNNLYKMTALQTTFGINMLALVDGQPKVLNLKQCLVHYLEHQKVVIKRRTAYELRKAEARAHILEGLRIALDHLDEVIKLIRASQTTEIARTGLIERFGLSEKQAQAILDMRLQRLTGLEREKIEEEYQELIKLIAELKAILADEEKVLEIIREELLEVKEQYNDERRTEIVLGGTDFIEDEDLIPEETVIVTLTHQGYIKRLPASTYRSQRRGGRGVQGMGTHEEDFVEHLLSTSTHNTLLFFSNKGKVYKAKGYEVPEFSRTAKGIPIINMLEVDRDEWINAVIAVEDFVDDWYFVFTTRNGITKRTSISQFANIRRGGLIALGLREDDELISVKLTDGDRDIMIGTSNGYVIRFNESQIRTMGRTAAGVKGISLREDDKVVSMEIIDNSLQVLTVTSKGFGKRTPAEDYRLTNRGGKGIITCNLTEKNGHVVATKAVTGEEDVMIITAQGVLIRMPVESISETGRNTQGVRLIRLQEEEEVATVARIESEKEEEEIIEEAIEAAESADEGTVSTETDIADDLNTEEE; the protein is encoded by the coding sequence ATGGTTGATCAACCTGAACGCCCTCGCGTAGAGGAAGTTAATATAAGCAATGAAATGAGAACTTCCTTTCTAGATTATGCGATGAGTGTAATCGTAGCTCGTGCACTTCCAGACGTACGCGATGGTCTAAAACCGGTACACCGACGAATTTTATACGCCATGCACGACTTAGGCATGCACTCTGATAAAGCTTATAAGAAATCCGCACGTATCGTAGGGGAAGTAATTGGTAAGTATCACCCGCACGGTGATTCAGCCGTTTACGATACGATGGTCCGCATGGCCCAGGATTTTGCTTATCGATACATGCTTGTCGACGGTCACGGTAACTTTGGTTCTGTGGATGGAGACTCCGCAGCAGCCATGCGTTATACTGAGGCCCGCATGTCCAAGATTTCGATGGAAATTTTGCGTGATATCAACAAAGACACTATAGATTATGGCGATAACTACGATGGTACGGAAAAAGAACCGCTCGTCCTTCCGTCCAGGTTCCCTAACCTTCTTGTTAATGGAGGAGCGGGGATCGCTGTAGGTATGGCGACCAATATTCCTCCTCATCAGCTCGGAGAAGTCATCGACGGGGTTCTCGCGGTAAGTAAGAATCCGGACATTACGATCCAGGAGCTAATGGAAGAATATATTTACGGACCAGACTTTCCGACCCATGGGCAGATTCTTGGACTTAGCGGTATAAGAAAAGCCTATGAAACTGGGAAAGGCTCTATTACCATTCGGGCAAAAGTTGACATTGAAGAACAGGCCAATGGGAAATCGACATTGATTGTGACTGAGCTTCCTTACCAGGTGAACAAGGCCCGTCTTGTTGAAAAAATTGCTGAACTGGCACGTGATAAGAAGATCGACGGCATAACGGACTTAAGAGATGAATCCGATCGTAACGGAATGCGTGTAGTAATTGAACTCCGCCGAGACGCTAATCCAAACGTGCTGTTAAATAACCTATACAAAATGACGGCCTTACAGACGACGTTTGGCATCAATATGCTCGCTTTAGTCGACGGCCAGCCTAAAGTATTGAACTTAAAGCAGTGTCTTGTACACTATTTGGAACACCAAAAAGTCGTAATCAAGCGCCGTACCGCTTATGAGCTTCGTAAAGCAGAAGCAAGAGCACACATTTTAGAAGGTTTGCGTATTGCCCTTGATCACCTTGATGAGGTAATCAAGCTGATACGTGCTTCTCAAACCACTGAAATCGCCCGCACCGGGTTGATTGAGCGCTTTGGTCTTTCAGAGAAGCAGGCACAGGCGATCCTTGATATGCGTCTGCAGCGCCTGACAGGCTTAGAGCGTGAGAAGATTGAAGAAGAATATCAGGAATTAATCAAACTGATTGCTGAATTAAAAGCCATTTTAGCGGATGAAGAAAAAGTTCTTGAAATCATCCGTGAAGAGCTTCTTGAGGTGAAAGAACAGTATAACGATGAGCGCCGTACAGAAATCGTGCTTGGCGGAACTGATTTCATTGAGGATGAAGATTTGATTCCTGAAGAAACAGTAATCGTTACTTTAACTCACCAGGGCTATATTAAACGACTTCCAGCCAGCACATACCGTTCCCAGCGAAGGGGAGGACGAGGCGTACAGGGCATGGGTACCCATGAAGAAGATTTCGTCGAACACTTACTGTCGACCTCTACCCATAATACGCTGCTGTTCTTCTCCAACAAAGGGAAGGTTTACAAAGCGAAAGGCTATGAAGTCCCTGAATTCAGCCGTACAGCTAAAGGAATTCCAATCATAAATATGCTGGAAGTTGACCGAGATGAGTGGATTAATGCCGTAATCGCTGTCGAAGACTTTGTCGATGACTGGTACTTCGTCTTCACAACGAGAAATGGTATTACGAAGCGGACAAGCATTTCACAGTTCGCCAACATCCGCCGCGGCGGTCTTATCGCTCTTGGCCTTCGCGAGGACGATGAGCTGATCTCTGTTAAGCTGACAGACGGCGATAGAGACATTATGATTGGTACGAGCAATGGATATGTCATTCGCTTTAACGAGTCGCAGATCCGTACGATGGGCCGTACAGCTGCCGGGGTAAAAGGAATCTCCCTGCGTGAAGATGATAAAGTCGTATCTATGGAAATCATTGATAACAGCCTTCAGGTCTTAACCGTTACAAGCAAAGGTTTCGGTAAGCGAACACCGGCCGAAGACTATCGTCTGACGAACCGCGGCGGTAAAGGGATTATTACTTGTAACCTTACGGAGAAAAACGGCCATGTCGTTGCTACCAAAGCTGTAACCGGTGAAGAGGATGTTATGATTATTACCGCACAGGGTGTGCTTATTCGAATGCCTGTTGAAAGTATTTCCGAAACAGGACGTAACACTCAAGGTGTCCGGTTAATCCGTCTTCAGGAAGAAGAAGAAGTGGCGACCGTTGCTCGGATCGAATCTGAGAAAGAAGAAGAAGAGATCATTGAAGAAGCAATTGAAGCTGCAGAATCTGCGGACGAAGGTACGGTTTCAACAGAAACAGATATCGCTGACGATTTAAATACAGAAGAAGAATAA
- the dnaA gene encoding chromosomal replication initiator protein DnaA gives MENIHELWDNTLEKMKEKISKPSFETWLKATKADSLQENTLTIVAPNEFARDWLENQYEGLIRETLSEVTGADLDTRFIIPETKDDSLEDVKLSDKKMPNMKNNGSEESPQSMLNSKYTFDTFVIGSGNRFAHAASLAVAEAPAKAYNPLFIYGGVGLGKTHLMHAIGHYVLDHNPNAKVVYLSSEKFTNEFINSIRDNKAVNFRNKYRSVDVLLIDDIQFLAGKEQTQEEFFHTFNTLHEESKQIVISSDRPPKEIPTLEDRLRSRFEWGLITDITPPDLETRIAILRKKAKAEGLDIPNEVMLYIANQIDTNIRELEGALIRVVAYSSLINHDINASLAAEALKDIIPSSKPRVITIEAIQEMVGEKYNVRLEDFPAKKRTKSIAFPRQIAMYLSRELTDFSLPKIGEEFGGRDHTTVIHAHEKISKMIATDQQLQKELDEITEQLKA, from the coding sequence TTGGAGAACATACACGAATTGTGGGACAACACGCTGGAGAAGATGAAAGAAAAAATTAGCAAACCTAGCTTTGAAACATGGCTCAAAGCTACAAAAGCTGACTCTCTGCAAGAAAATACATTAACAATCGTAGCTCCAAATGAATTTGCCAGAGACTGGCTGGAAAACCAGTATGAAGGATTAATAAGAGAAACATTGAGTGAAGTTACAGGGGCAGATCTTGATACTAGGTTTATCATTCCAGAAACGAAAGATGATTCCCTCGAGGATGTAAAGCTTTCCGATAAGAAGATGCCTAATATGAAAAATAACGGCAGCGAAGAATCTCCCCAAAGTATGCTGAATTCCAAGTATACGTTCGACACGTTTGTAATTGGATCAGGCAACCGATTCGCTCATGCCGCTTCATTAGCAGTCGCAGAAGCCCCGGCTAAAGCGTATAACCCGCTGTTTATCTACGGGGGAGTCGGCCTTGGAAAAACCCACCTCATGCATGCCATAGGACACTATGTTCTGGATCATAATCCAAATGCGAAGGTGGTCTATTTATCTTCAGAAAAATTCACGAATGAATTCATTAACTCGATTCGAGACAACAAAGCTGTCAATTTTCGCAATAAATACCGAAGTGTCGACGTTCTTCTAATAGATGATATTCAGTTCCTTGCAGGAAAAGAACAAACGCAGGAAGAATTTTTCCATACATTTAATACACTTCATGAAGAAAGTAAACAGATTGTGATCTCAAGTGACCGGCCGCCTAAGGAAATTCCAACCCTTGAGGACCGCCTGCGCTCTCGATTTGAATGGGGACTCATTACTGATATCACGCCTCCTGATTTAGAAACGAGGATCGCCATACTAAGGAAGAAGGCTAAAGCAGAAGGGCTTGATATCCCTAATGAAGTCATGCTTTATATTGCCAATCAAATCGATACCAACATTCGTGAATTAGAAGGCGCATTAATTCGTGTTGTCGCTTACTCATCCTTAATTAACCACGATATTAATGCATCACTGGCGGCTGAAGCCTTAAAAGACATTATTCCAAGCTCTAAGCCTCGAGTGATTACGATAGAAGCGATTCAAGAAATGGTAGGCGAGAAGTATAATGTGCGCCTGGAGGATTTCCCTGCCAAAAAACGTACCAAATCTATCGCCTTTCCACGCCAGATAGCTATGTATCTATCAAGAGAGCTGACAGATTTCTCTCTTCCTAAGATTGGTGAAGAATTCGGGGGACGAGATCATACAACAGTGATTCACGCCCATGAAAAAATCTCTAAAATGATTGCAACAGATCAACAGCTGCAAAAAGAACTCGATGAAATTACTGAACAGTTAAAAGCTTAA
- the recF gene encoding DNA replication/repair protein RecF codes for MHIQELSLRSYRNYDQLSLTFDHTINVIIGENAQGKTNLMEAIYALAFTRSHRTPRDKELIQWDAEYAKIKGSVFKRNRRFPLEIVFSKKGKKAKLNHIEQKRLSDYIGALNVVMFAPEDLNLVKGSPQVRRRFIDMEIGQIQPRYIYHLGQFQKVLKQRNHLLKELQRKPSADRTMLHVLTDQLIEHAGTIVERRFKFLRLLRSWAAPIHKGISRNLEVLEIAYDASVKVSEDMDLETIRTRFEEKFREIESKEVERGTTLAGPHRDDLVFFVNGKDVQTYGSQGQQRTTALSLKLAEIELIHSEVGEYPILLLDDVLSELDDYRQSHLLHTIQGKVQTFVSTTSIEGIEHEALREAEIFHVADGTIDG; via the coding sequence ATGCACATTCAAGAGCTCTCGTTAAGGTCATATCGAAACTATGACCAGCTCTCCTTAACCTTTGACCATACCATTAACGTTATTATTGGTGAAAACGCCCAGGGTAAGACCAATTTAATGGAAGCTATCTACGCTTTAGCTTTTACCCGTTCCCATAGGACCCCTCGTGATAAAGAACTCATTCAATGGGACGCAGAGTATGCTAAAATAAAAGGTAGTGTGTTTAAACGCAATCGCCGTTTTCCTCTGGAAATCGTCTTTTCCAAGAAGGGGAAGAAGGCGAAGCTCAATCATATAGAGCAAAAAAGACTGAGCGACTATATTGGCGCGCTGAATGTCGTTATGTTTGCACCTGAGGATTTAAACCTGGTAAAAGGCAGTCCTCAGGTGCGTCGTCGGTTTATTGATATGGAAATAGGCCAGATCCAACCGCGATACATCTATCATCTGGGACAATTTCAAAAGGTCCTGAAGCAGAGGAACCACTTACTGAAGGAATTACAGCGAAAACCATCAGCTGATCGAACGATGCTCCATGTGCTGACAGATCAGTTGATTGAGCATGCCGGAACGATAGTTGAGCGGCGGTTTAAGTTTCTTCGGCTCCTGCGGTCGTGGGCTGCTCCGATTCACAAAGGCATCAGCCGTAATCTGGAAGTACTCGAAATTGCCTATGATGCTAGTGTCAAAGTATCAGAGGATATGGATTTGGAAACAATAAGAACAAGGTTTGAAGAAAAGTTCCGTGAGATCGAATCTAAAGAGGTCGAACGAGGGACAACGTTAGCCGGCCCCCATCGGGATGATTTAGTCTTTTTCGTCAATGGAAAGGATGTTCAGACCTATGGATCTCAAGGGCAGCAGCGGACCACCGCTCTCTCTTTAAAACTAGCGGAAATTGAGCTGATTCACAGCGAGGTAGGAGAATATCCGATCCTGCTTTTAGATGATGTGCTTAGTGAACTCGATGATTATCGGCAGTCCCACCTGCTTCATACGATTCAGGGGAAGGTCCAAACCTTTGTATCAACGACAAGCATTGAAGGAATTGAGCATGAAGCCCTCAGAGAGGCGGAAATCTTTCACGTCGCTGACGGCACTATAGATGGTTAA
- the gyrB gene encoding DNA topoisomerase (ATP-hydrolyzing) subunit B: MKEEILQEQQAYDENQIQVLEGLEAVRKRPGMYIGSTNEKGLHHLVWEIVDNSIDEAMAGHCDQIQVVIEEDNSITVIDNGRGVPVGMHEKQGRPAVEVIMTVLHAGGKFGGGGYKVSGGLHGVGASVVNALSSKLEIYVHRDGKVHYQEYHRGVPQADLKVIGDTDITGTRITFTPDIEIFSETQEYNYDTLASRIRELAFLNKGLTITLEDKRSDRETQKFFYEGGILSYVEHMNRTRDPIHEALFIEDEQAGISIEIAMQYNDGFASNIYSYANNIHTYEGGTHESGFKTGLTRVINDYARKNNMFKETDPNLTGDDVREGLTAIISIKHPNPQFEGQTKTKLGNSEARTITDSLFSEALSRFMFENPDMAKKVVEKGLMASRARMAAKKARELTRRKNALEVSNLPGKLADCSSKDAKISELYIVEGDSAGGSAKQGRDRHFQAILPLRGKIINVEKARLDKILSNNEVRTIITALGTGIGEEFDISKARYHKIVIMTDADVDGAHIRTLLLTFFYRYMRPLIEHGYIYIAQPPLYQIKQGKSVNYTYSDKQLDAILKEMPASPKPNVQRYKGLGEMNPEQLWETTMDPETRTLLQVNLEDAMSADETFDILMGDKVEPRRNFIQENAQYVKNLDI; encoded by the coding sequence ATGAAAGAAGAAATTTTACAGGAACAGCAGGCCTATGATGAGAATCAGATACAGGTGCTTGAGGGCTTAGAAGCTGTTCGAAAGCGGCCGGGAATGTACATTGGGTCTACGAACGAAAAAGGTCTTCATCACCTCGTATGGGAGATTGTCGATAACAGTATCGATGAAGCAATGGCAGGACACTGTGATCAGATCCAAGTGGTGATCGAAGAGGATAACAGCATTACCGTCATCGATAATGGACGCGGAGTGCCGGTCGGAATGCATGAGAAGCAGGGACGCCCGGCGGTTGAAGTTATTATGACCGTACTTCATGCCGGCGGTAAATTCGGCGGCGGCGGTTATAAAGTATCCGGCGGTCTGCACGGTGTAGGGGCATCTGTAGTAAACGCTCTTTCATCTAAATTAGAAATTTACGTTCACCGTGACGGGAAAGTTCACTATCAGGAATACCACCGCGGAGTTCCTCAGGCGGATCTGAAAGTCATCGGGGATACTGATATTACTGGAACGCGAATTACTTTCACTCCTGACATTGAGATTTTCAGTGAAACCCAGGAGTACAACTACGATACATTAGCCAGCCGTATTCGTGAGCTAGCTTTTCTAAATAAAGGTTTAACCATTACGCTGGAAGATAAACGCAGTGACCGCGAAACGCAGAAATTTTTCTATGAAGGCGGAATACTTTCTTACGTGGAGCATATGAACCGTACGCGTGACCCAATCCATGAAGCTCTGTTCATTGAAGATGAGCAGGCTGGTATTTCGATTGAAATTGCGATGCAGTATAACGACGGGTTCGCGAGCAACATCTATTCGTATGCCAACAACATTCATACGTATGAAGGGGGAACCCACGAATCAGGCTTTAAGACAGGACTGACTCGTGTCATCAACGACTACGCACGTAAAAACAACATGTTTAAGGAAACTGATCCGAACTTAACCGGTGACGACGTTCGTGAAGGTTTAACAGCGATCATTTCCATTAAGCACCCGAACCCTCAGTTTGAAGGACAGACGAAAACTAAGCTTGGCAACAGTGAAGCCCGTACAATTACAGATTCCCTTTTCTCTGAAGCTCTATCAAGATTCATGTTTGAAAATCCGGATATGGCGAAGAAAGTCGTAGAAAAAGGACTTATGGCATCACGCGCCCGCATGGCTGCCAAAAAAGCACGTGAGTTGACACGCCGTAAGAATGCGTTAGAGGTTTCCAACCTGCCCGGCAAATTAGCGGACTGTTCTTCTAAAGATGCGAAAATTTCCGAGCTTTACATCGTTGAGGGTGACTCAGCCGGCGGCTCTGCCAAACAGGGGCGAGACCGTCATTTCCAGGCCATTCTGCCGCTGAGAGGTAAGATCATTAACGTAGAAAAAGCTCGATTAGATAAAATTTTATCGAATAATGAAGTCCGTACGATTATTACGGCTCTCGGTACAGGAATTGGGGAAGAATTCGATATCTCCAAAGCCCGCTACCATAAAATCGTGATTATGACAGATGCCGATGTAGACGGAGCTCACATTCGTACACTACTGCTTACCTTCTTCTATCGTTATATGCGTCCATTGATTGAACATGGATATATCTATATTGCCCAGCCGCCGCTTTATCAGATTAAGCAAGGCAAGTCTGTTAACTACACGTACAGTGACAAGCAGCTGGATGCCATCCTTAAGGAAATGCCGGCATCGCCAAAACCAAATGTTCAGAGATACAAAGGTCTTGGTGAAATGAATCCTGAGCAATTATGGGAAACAACAATGGACCCAGAAACGCGGACTCTCCTTCAGGTAAATCTTGAAGATGCCATGAGCGCCGATGAGACGTTCGATATTTTAATGGGAGATAAAGTCGAACCACGAAGAAACTTTATACAAGAAAACGCCCAATACGTGAAAAACTTAGATATATAA
- the dnaN gene encoding DNA polymerase III subunit beta: MKFTIQRDQLMESVQNVMKAISSRTTIPILTGIKVEATTEGVKLTGSDSDITIESYIPAEEDGIVYVENIEPGSIVLQAKYFPDIVRKLPQKNVDIESDDKRNVTIKSGKAEFHLNGQDAEEYPQLPQLHTEDSFELPTDLLKNLIRQTVFAVSSSETRPILTGVHVQLVDEQLHFTATDSHRLASRKIPLKREGQGEIPAVVIPGKSLTELNKILDDSDEPIEISLTENQVLFRTKHLYFLSRLLDGNYPETSRLIPDQSKTVVKIDTKELLQSIDRASLLAKENRNNVVRLITQEGNQIEINGNSPEVGNVVEEVIADSIEGEELKISFSAKYMMDALKAVNYDQVKIEFTGAMRPFLIRPVDDEQILQLILPVRTY; this comes from the coding sequence ATGAAATTTACGATACAAAGAGATCAATTAATGGAAAGTGTCCAAAATGTAATGAAAGCCATCTCTTCAAGAACGACAATTCCAATTTTGACAGGAATTAAAGTAGAAGCTACGACAGAAGGAGTAAAGCTGACAGGAAGTGATTCAGATATTACTATTGAATCTTATATTCCTGCAGAAGAAGACGGAATCGTATATGTAGAAAACATTGAACCTGGAAGTATCGTTCTTCAGGCGAAGTATTTCCCTGATATCGTACGTAAGCTCCCGCAAAAAAATGTGGATATTGAAAGTGATGATAAACGAAATGTCACGATTAAATCAGGCAAAGCTGAATTCCACTTAAATGGACAAGATGCAGAAGAATATCCGCAGCTGCCTCAATTACATACTGAGGACAGTTTTGAACTTCCAACTGATCTTCTGAAAAACTTAATTCGCCAGACCGTTTTTGCTGTCTCCTCATCAGAAACTCGCCCAATCCTAACAGGTGTACATGTGCAGCTTGTAGATGAGCAGCTTCACTTTACGGCTACAGACAGCCACCGTTTAGCTTCAAGGAAAATCCCTTTAAAGCGTGAGGGACAAGGAGAAATACCTGCAGTCGTTATCCCTGGAAAGAGCTTAACGGAGCTGAATAAGATTCTTGACGATTCTGATGAACCAATTGAAATCAGCTTAACGGAAAACCAAGTCCTGTTTAGAACGAAGCATCTATACTTCCTGTCTCGTTTATTGGACGGCAACTACCCGGAAACGTCTCGCTTAATTCCGGACCAGAGCAAAACGGTAGTAAAGATCGATACAAAAGAGCTGCTTCAGTCCATTGACCGTGCCTCCCTGCTTGCGAAAGAGAACCGAAACAATGTCGTTCGATTGATTACACAGGAGGGCAACCAGATTGAAATTAACGGAAACTCCCCGGAAGTAGGAAATGTAGTAGAAGAAGTCATAGCGGATTCTATCGAAGGAGAAGAGCTTAAGATCTCCTTTAGTGCGAAGTACATGATGGATGCCCTGAAGGCCGTAAACTATGACCAGGTTAAAATAGAGTTTACAGGCGCTATGCGTCCATTCCTAATCCGCCCGGTAGATGATGAACAGATTTTACAATTAATCCTGCCGGTAAGAACGTATTAA
- the yaaA gene encoding S4 domain-containing protein YaaA — MSERIEINTEYIPLGQFLKLSNIVESGGMVKIFLAEFDVYVNGEREQRRGRKLYLGDVVEIPEFGVFEVVREE; from the coding sequence ATGAGTGAACGCATTGAAATAAATACAGAATACATTCCACTCGGACAATTTCTAAAGTTAAGCAATATTGTCGAATCCGGTGGAATGGTGAAGATCTTTTTAGCTGAATTTGATGTTTACGTAAATGGTGAGCGGGAGCAGAGACGTGGACGAAAGCTTTACCTGGGAGATGTTGTAGAAATTCCTGAGTTTGGAGTTTTTGAAGTCGTACGTGAAGAATAG
- a CDS encoding YaaC family protein, with translation MDERHAFLTYLKAASHARSYLHGQYEKLQADDAKTLAYQNVERFMYGLSLGEEYFTAAKHTPISVQPLLYYYSLTHFLKSCILTVDPTYPSSVKVLAHGLSTRKRKKQHYRFLEDEIRIQPHGLFPYAAKCLFQMEDLPSKVSMSELLEPLPFMKPIFKFKSMTTETSAPFPKLIAEFAVLYNLSMLVRYEDEWWGEMEQLRDREDYVFIKHYLEKMPEEIPELISSWLYEYEIH, from the coding sequence ATGGATGAAAGACATGCCTTCCTTACCTACTTAAAGGCTGCATCCCATGCCCGCAGTTATCTTCACGGCCAATATGAGAAGCTACAGGCAGACGATGCTAAAACCTTAGCTTACCAAAACGTCGAGCGATTTATGTATGGGCTCAGCCTTGGAGAAGAATATTTTACTGCAGCGAAACATACTCCTATCAGCGTTCAGCCGCTTCTCTATTATTACAGCCTGACCCATTTTTTAAAAAGCTGCATACTAACCGTCGACCCTACTTACCCATCCTCTGTTAAAGTGCTGGCACACGGGCTCTCTACTAGAAAACGAAAGAAGCAGCACTACCGGTTTTTGGAGGATGAAATCCGGATTCAGCCGCACGGGCTGTTTCCTTATGCTGCGAAGTGTCTGTTTCAAATGGAAGATCTCCCGTCTAAAGTTTCGATGAGTGAGCTGTTAGAGCCGCTTCCTTTCATGAAGCCGATCTTTAAATTTAAATCAATGACAACTGAAACCTCTGCACCTTTCCCTAAATTAATTGCTGAATTTGCAGTGCTTTATAATTTGAGTATGCTCGTGCGTTATGAAGATGAATGGTGGGGCGAAATGGAGCAGCTGCGGGACCGGGAAGACTATGTATTTATTAAGCATTACCTTGAGAAAATGCCTGAAGAAATCCCCGAGCTTATTTCTTCATGGCTGTATGAGTATGAAATTCATTAG
- the guaB gene encoding IMP dehydrogenase: MREDKFTKEGLTFDDVLLLPAKSDVLPRDVSLATELSPTLKLNMPIMSAGMDTVTEAPMAIGMARQGGLGVIHKNMSIEEQAEHVDRVKRSESGVITNPFFLTPEHQVYDAEHLMGKFRISGVPIVDNVEDQKLVGIITNRDLRFMDDYSRAISEVMTKDNLVTAPVGTTLDEAEKILQEYKIEKLPMVDNEGVLKGLITIKDIEKVIEFPLAAKDEQGRLLVAAAVGVTADAMTRIDKLVEANVDALVVDTAHGHSQGVIDQVKRIRDKYPNVNIIAGNVATPEATRELIEAGADVVKVGIGPGSICTTRVVAGVGVPQITAVNDCAMEASKHNIPVIADGGIKYSGDIVKAIAAGAHAVMLGSLLAGVTESPGETEIFQGRRFKVYRGMGSVGAMESGSKDRYFQNESESKKLVPEGIEGRMPYKGPLSDSIHQLLGGLRSGMGYCGTKGIEELRNDAKFTRITGAGLRESHPHDVQITKEAPNYSV; encoded by the coding sequence ATGCGAGAGGACAAGTTTACTAAAGAAGGACTAACGTTTGATGATGTTCTTTTGCTTCCTGCCAAGTCGGATGTATTGCCGCGGGACGTATCGCTGGCTACAGAGTTGTCTCCGACTCTGAAGCTGAATATGCCGATTATGAGCGCAGGAATGGACACGGTTACGGAAGCCCCGATGGCGATTGGAATGGCACGTCAAGGCGGATTAGGCGTCATTCACAAAAACATGTCGATCGAAGAACAAGCGGAGCACGTTGATCGTGTGAAGCGTTCAGAGAGCGGCGTCATTACTAATCCTTTTTTCCTGACACCTGAGCACCAGGTTTATGATGCGGAACACCTTATGGGCAAATTCCGTATTTCCGGTGTGCCGATTGTAGACAACGTGGAGGATCAGAAGCTTGTAGGAATCATTACAAACCGTGATTTAAGATTTATGGATGATTACTCTCGTGCAATCAGTGAAGTAATGACGAAGGATAACTTAGTCACAGCCCCTGTCGGCACTACCCTTGATGAAGCCGAAAAGATACTTCAGGAATATAAAATCGAGAAGCTGCCAATGGTAGACAATGAAGGTGTGCTCAAAGGGCTGATCACGATTAAAGATATTGAGAAAGTCATCGAGTTTCCACTGGCTGCTAAAGATGAGCAGGGCCGGCTGCTTGTAGCTGCTGCAGTTGGAGTAACTGCTGATGCGATGACTAGAATCGATAAACTGGTTGAAGCAAACGTGGACGCACTTGTTGTCGACACTGCTCACGGTCATTCTCAAGGAGTTATTGATCAGGTGAAGCGGATCCGTGATAAGTACCCGAACGTTAATATCATTGCTGGAAACGTAGCGACTCCAGAAGCGACGCGCGAGCTGATTGAAGCGGGCGCAGATGTGGTTAAAGTAGGAATTGGACCCGGTTCTATTTGTACGACAAGAGTCGTTGCCGGGGTAGGAGTTCCGCAAATTACAGCTGTTAACGACTGTGCGATGGAAGCTTCTAAACACAATATTCCTGTCATTGCCGACGGCGGCATTAAATATTCAGGAGATATCGTAAAAGCGATAGCTGCCGGAGCTCACGCTGTGATGCTCGGAAGCCTTCTTGCCGGGGTAACAGAAAGCCCGGGAGAAACGGAAATCTTCCAAGGCCGCCGCTTTAAAGTTTACCGCGGCATGGGATCTGTCGGAGCAATGGAATCCGGATCAAAAGACCGTTACTTCCAAAATGAATCTGAGTCGAAGAAGCTTGTCCCTGAAGGAATTGAAGGCCGCATGCCTTATAAAGGACCACTCAGCGACTCCATTCACCAGCTCCTTGGCGGTCTTCGTTCAGGTATGGGCTACTGCGGAACAAAAGGAATTGAAGAACTTCGCAATGACGCCAAGTTCACGAGGATTACAGGTGCCGGCTTAAGAGAAAGCCACCCGCATGATGTGCAGATTACGAAAGAAGCACCAAACTACTCCGTTTGA
- the remB gene encoding extracellular matrix regulator RemB encodes MFIHIGDDHVIHSKDVVSIIDHTLLSSSSIIEEMIFNQRKNKKVVESEEHEPKAIVITKDYIYFSPLSVYTLKKRANMMSTLNRIEDYTEDFEQ; translated from the coding sequence TTGTTCATACACATTGGGGATGACCACGTCATCCATTCCAAAGATGTGGTAAGTATCATAGATCATACGCTATTAAGCTCTTCTTCAATCATAGAGGAAATGATATTTAACCAGCGAAAAAATAAAAAAGTAGTAGAATCTGAGGAACATGAACCTAAAGCAATTGTCATTACGAAAGATTATATTTATTTTAGTCCTTTATCGGTTTACACATTGAAAAAACGCGCGAATATGATGTCGACTTTAAATAGAATAGAAGATTATACAGAGGATTTTGAGCAATAA